The Macaca fascicularis isolate 582-1 chromosome 11, T2T-MFA8v1.1 genome includes a region encoding these proteins:
- the PARP11 gene encoding protein mono-ADP-ribosyltransferase PARP11 isoform X3, with product MWEVAHVSEMKQMNLTTGKQRLIKRAPFSISAFSYICENEAIPMPPHWENVNTQVPYQLIPLHNQTHEYNEVANLFGKTMDRNRIKRIQRIQNLDLWEFFCRKKAQLKKKRGVPQINEQMLFHGTSSEFVEAICIHNFDWRINGIHGAVFGKGTYFARDAAYSSRFCKDDIKHGNTFQIHGVSLQQRHLFRTYKSMFLARVLIGDYINGDSKYMRPPSKDGSYVNLYDSCVDDTWNPKIFVVFDANQIYPEYLIDFH from the exons AAATGAAGCAAATGAATCTCACCACTGGAAAGCAGCGCTTAATAAAAAGAGCCCCCTTTTCTATCAGTGCTTTCAG TTACATCTGTGAAAACGAGGCCATCCCTATGCCACCACACTGGGAGAATGTGAATACTCAAGTACCATATCAG cttATTCCTCTGCACAATCAAACACATGAATATAATGAAGTTGCTAATCTCTTTGGGAAAACGATGGATCGCAACCGAATTAAAAGAATTCAGAGAATTCAAAACCTAGATTTGTGGGAATTCTTTTGCAG GAAAAAGGCTCagctcaagaaaaaaagaggtgtGCCTCAGATTAATGAACAAATGCTATTTCATGGTACCAGCAGTGAATTTGTAGAAGCAATCTGCATTCATAACTTTGATTGGAGAATAAATGGTATACATGGTGCTGTCTTTGGAAAAG GAACCTATTTTGCTAGAGATGCTGCTTATTCCAGTCGTTTCTGCAAAGATGACATAAAGCATGGAAACACATTCCAAATTCATGGTGTCAGCTTGCAACAGCGGCATCTGTTTAGAACATATAAATCTATGTTTCTTGCTCGAGTGCTAATTGGAGATTACATAAACGGAGACTCCAAATACATGCGACCTCCTTCCAAAGACGGGAGCTATGTGAATTTATATGACAGCTGTGTGGATGATACCTGGAACCCAAAGATCTTTGTGGTTTTTGATGCCAACCAAATCTATCCTGAGTACTTGATAGACTTTCATTGA